A region of Ochotona princeps isolate mOchPri1 chromosome 2, mOchPri1.hap1, whole genome shotgun sequence DNA encodes the following proteins:
- the RPS6KA1 gene encoding ribosomal protein S6 kinase alpha-1 isoform X2 has protein sequence MPLAQLKEPWPLMELVPLDPENGQTSGEETGLQPSKDEGDVKEIAITHHVKAGSEKADPSHFELLKVLGQGSFGKVFLVRKVTRPDNGHLYAMKVLKKATLKVRDRVRTKMERDILADVNHPFVVKLHYAFQTEGKLYLILDFLRGGDLFTRLSKEVMFTEEDVKFYLAELALGLDHLHSLGIIYRDLKPENILLDEEGHIKLTDFGLSKEAIDHEKKAYSFCGTVEYMAPEVVNRQGHTHSADWWSYGVLMFEMLTGSLPFQGKDRKETMTLILKAKLGMPQFLSAEAQSLLRALFKRNPANRLGSGPDGAEEIKRHVFYSTIDWNKLYRREIKPPFKPAVAQPDDTFYFDTEFTSRTPKDSPGIPPSAGAHQLFRGFSFVATGLMEDDSKSRATQAPLHSVVQQLHGKNLVFSDGYVVKETIGVGSYSVCKRCVHKATNMEYAVKVIDKSKRDPSEEIEILLRYGQHPNIITLKDVYDDGKHVYLVTELMRGGELLDKILRQKFFSEREASFVLHTISKTVEYLHSQGVVHRDLKPSNILYVDESGNPECLRICDFGFAKQLRAENGLLMTPCYTANFVAPEVLKRQGYDEGCDIWSLGILLYTMLAGYTPFANGPSDTPEEILSRIGSGKFTLSGGNWNTVSDTAKDLVSKMLHVDPHQRLTAKQVLQHPWITQKDKLPQSQLSHQDLQLVKAAMAATYSALNSSKPTPQLKPIESSILAQRRVRKLPSTTL, from the exons GATGAGGGTGACGTCAAGGAGATCGCCATCACGCACCATGTCAAGGCTGGCTCCGAGAAGGCTGACCCGTCCCACTTCGAGCTCCTCAAGGTTTTGGGACAGGGATCTTTTGGCAAA GTCTTCTTGGTGCGTAAGGTCACCCGGCCTGACAATGGGCACCTGTATGCCATGAAGGTGCTGAAGAAGGCAACACTGAAAG TGCGGGACCGCGTTCGGACCAAGATGGAGCGGGACATCCTGGCTGACGTGAACCATCCGTTTGTGGTGAAGCTGCACTATG CCTTCCAGACAGAGGGCAAGCTCTATCTTATTCTGGATTTCCTGCGCGGCGGGGACCTCTTCACTCGGCTCTCCAAAGAG GTCATGTTCACGGAGGAGGATGTGAAGTTTTACCTGGCTGAGCTCGCACTGGGTCTGGACCACCTCCACAGCCTGGGCATCATTTATAGAGACCTCAAGCCTGAGAA CATCCTTCTGGATGAGGAGGGCCACATCAAACTCACAG ACTTTGGCCTGAGCAAGGAGGCCATCGACCACGAGAAGAAAGCCTACTCCTTCTGTGGGACGGTGGAGTACATGGCTCCTGAGGTCGTCAACCGCCAGGGCCATACCCACAGCGCCGACTGGTGGTCCTATGGGGTACTGATG TTCGAGATGCTGACAGGCTCCCTGCCCTTCCAGGGGAAGGACCGAAAGGAGACCATGACCCTGATTCTCAA GGCGAAGCTTGGCATGCCCCAGTTTCTGAGCGCAGAAGCGCAGAGCCTCCTGCGAGCCCTGTTCAAACGAAATCCTGCCAACCGGCTCG GCTCCGGTCCTGACGGGGCTGAGGAGATCAAACGGCATGTCTTCTACTCCACCATTGACTGGAAC AAGCTGTACCGCCGGGAGATCAAACCGCCCTTCAAGCCGGCCGTGGCGCAGCCCGACGACACCTTCTACTTTGACACAGAGTTCACGTCCCGCACGCCCAAGG ATTCCCCAGGCATTCCCCCGAGCGCTGGTGCTCATCAGCTGTTCCGTGGCTTCAGCTTTGTGGCCACTGGCCTGATGGAAGATGACAGCAAGTCCCGGGCCACGCAGGCGCCACTGCACTCAGTGGTACAG CAACTCCATGGGAAGAACCTCGTTTTTAGCGATGGATATGTGGTGAAGGAGACAATTGGTGTGGGTTCCTACTCCGTGTGCAAGCGCTGCGTCCACAAGGCCACCAACATGGAATATGCCGTCAAG GTCATTGACAAGAGTAAGCGGGACCCCTCAGAAGAGATTGAGATCCTTCTGCGGTATGGGCAGCACCCCAACATCATCACGTTGAAAGAT GTGTATGATGATGGCAAACACGTGTACCTGGTGACAGAACTGATGCGGGGTGGGGAGCTGTTGGACAAGATCCTGCGACAGAAGTTCTTCTCGGAGCGGGAGGCCAGCTTCGTCCTGCACACCATCAGCAAGACTGTGGAGTACCTGCACTCTCAGGGG GTGGTGCACAGGGACCTCAAGCCCAGCAACATCCTATACGTGGATGAGTCAGGCAACCCCGAGTGCCTACGCATCTGTGATTTCGGCTTTGCCAAGCAGCTGCGGGCTGAAAATGGGCTTCTCATGACGCCCTGCTACACAGCCAACTTTGTGGCGCCTGAG GTGCTAAAGCGCCAGGGCTATGATGAAGGCTGCGACATCTGGAGCCTGGGCATCTTGTTGTACACCATGCTGGCAGG GTACACTCCCTTTGCCAATGGACCCAGTGACACTCCAGAAGAAATCCTGAGCCGCATTGGCAGTGGCAAGTTCACACTCAGCGGGGGTAACTGGAACACTGTGTCTGATACCGCCAAG GACCTAGTGTCCAAGATGCTGCACGTGGACCCCCACCAGCGCCTCACAGCCAAGCAGGTGCTACAGCACCCGTGGATCACACAGAAAGACAAGCTCCCCCAAAGCCAGCTGTCCCACCAGGACCTGCAGCTTGTGAAG gcagccatggcagccacgTACTCCGCACTCAACAGCTCCAAGCCCACCCCGCAGCTGAAGCCCATCGAGTCCTCCATCCTGGCCCAGCGGCGGGTGAGGAAGCTGCCATCCACCACCCTGTGA
- the RPS6KA1 gene encoding ribosomal protein S6 kinase alpha-1 isoform X1, whose translation MEQDPKPPRLRLWALLPWLPRKQRPRIGQPPPPVPGPGPQQDSDEGDVKEIAITHHVKAGSEKADPSHFELLKVLGQGSFGKVFLVRKVTRPDNGHLYAMKVLKKATLKVRDRVRTKMERDILADVNHPFVVKLHYAFQTEGKLYLILDFLRGGDLFTRLSKEVMFTEEDVKFYLAELALGLDHLHSLGIIYRDLKPENILLDEEGHIKLTDFGLSKEAIDHEKKAYSFCGTVEYMAPEVVNRQGHTHSADWWSYGVLMFEMLTGSLPFQGKDRKETMTLILKAKLGMPQFLSAEAQSLLRALFKRNPANRLGSGPDGAEEIKRHVFYSTIDWNKLYRREIKPPFKPAVAQPDDTFYFDTEFTSRTPKDSPGIPPSAGAHQLFRGFSFVATGLMEDDSKSRATQAPLHSVVQQLHGKNLVFSDGYVVKETIGVGSYSVCKRCVHKATNMEYAVKVIDKSKRDPSEEIEILLRYGQHPNIITLKDVYDDGKHVYLVTELMRGGELLDKILRQKFFSEREASFVLHTISKTVEYLHSQGVVHRDLKPSNILYVDESGNPECLRICDFGFAKQLRAENGLLMTPCYTANFVAPEVLKRQGYDEGCDIWSLGILLYTMLAGYTPFANGPSDTPEEILSRIGSGKFTLSGGNWNTVSDTAKDLVSKMLHVDPHQRLTAKQVLQHPWITQKDKLPQSQLSHQDLQLVKAAMAATYSALNSSKPTPQLKPIESSILAQRRVRKLPSTTL comes from the exons ACTCG GATGAGGGTGACGTCAAGGAGATCGCCATCACGCACCATGTCAAGGCTGGCTCCGAGAAGGCTGACCCGTCCCACTTCGAGCTCCTCAAGGTTTTGGGACAGGGATCTTTTGGCAAA GTCTTCTTGGTGCGTAAGGTCACCCGGCCTGACAATGGGCACCTGTATGCCATGAAGGTGCTGAAGAAGGCAACACTGAAAG TGCGGGACCGCGTTCGGACCAAGATGGAGCGGGACATCCTGGCTGACGTGAACCATCCGTTTGTGGTGAAGCTGCACTATG CCTTCCAGACAGAGGGCAAGCTCTATCTTATTCTGGATTTCCTGCGCGGCGGGGACCTCTTCACTCGGCTCTCCAAAGAG GTCATGTTCACGGAGGAGGATGTGAAGTTTTACCTGGCTGAGCTCGCACTGGGTCTGGACCACCTCCACAGCCTGGGCATCATTTATAGAGACCTCAAGCCTGAGAA CATCCTTCTGGATGAGGAGGGCCACATCAAACTCACAG ACTTTGGCCTGAGCAAGGAGGCCATCGACCACGAGAAGAAAGCCTACTCCTTCTGTGGGACGGTGGAGTACATGGCTCCTGAGGTCGTCAACCGCCAGGGCCATACCCACAGCGCCGACTGGTGGTCCTATGGGGTACTGATG TTCGAGATGCTGACAGGCTCCCTGCCCTTCCAGGGGAAGGACCGAAAGGAGACCATGACCCTGATTCTCAA GGCGAAGCTTGGCATGCCCCAGTTTCTGAGCGCAGAAGCGCAGAGCCTCCTGCGAGCCCTGTTCAAACGAAATCCTGCCAACCGGCTCG GCTCCGGTCCTGACGGGGCTGAGGAGATCAAACGGCATGTCTTCTACTCCACCATTGACTGGAAC AAGCTGTACCGCCGGGAGATCAAACCGCCCTTCAAGCCGGCCGTGGCGCAGCCCGACGACACCTTCTACTTTGACACAGAGTTCACGTCCCGCACGCCCAAGG ATTCCCCAGGCATTCCCCCGAGCGCTGGTGCTCATCAGCTGTTCCGTGGCTTCAGCTTTGTGGCCACTGGCCTGATGGAAGATGACAGCAAGTCCCGGGCCACGCAGGCGCCACTGCACTCAGTGGTACAG CAACTCCATGGGAAGAACCTCGTTTTTAGCGATGGATATGTGGTGAAGGAGACAATTGGTGTGGGTTCCTACTCCGTGTGCAAGCGCTGCGTCCACAAGGCCACCAACATGGAATATGCCGTCAAG GTCATTGACAAGAGTAAGCGGGACCCCTCAGAAGAGATTGAGATCCTTCTGCGGTATGGGCAGCACCCCAACATCATCACGTTGAAAGAT GTGTATGATGATGGCAAACACGTGTACCTGGTGACAGAACTGATGCGGGGTGGGGAGCTGTTGGACAAGATCCTGCGACAGAAGTTCTTCTCGGAGCGGGAGGCCAGCTTCGTCCTGCACACCATCAGCAAGACTGTGGAGTACCTGCACTCTCAGGGG GTGGTGCACAGGGACCTCAAGCCCAGCAACATCCTATACGTGGATGAGTCAGGCAACCCCGAGTGCCTACGCATCTGTGATTTCGGCTTTGCCAAGCAGCTGCGGGCTGAAAATGGGCTTCTCATGACGCCCTGCTACACAGCCAACTTTGTGGCGCCTGAG GTGCTAAAGCGCCAGGGCTATGATGAAGGCTGCGACATCTGGAGCCTGGGCATCTTGTTGTACACCATGCTGGCAGG GTACACTCCCTTTGCCAATGGACCCAGTGACACTCCAGAAGAAATCCTGAGCCGCATTGGCAGTGGCAAGTTCACACTCAGCGGGGGTAACTGGAACACTGTGTCTGATACCGCCAAG GACCTAGTGTCCAAGATGCTGCACGTGGACCCCCACCAGCGCCTCACAGCCAAGCAGGTGCTACAGCACCCGTGGATCACACAGAAAGACAAGCTCCCCCAAAGCCAGCTGTCCCACCAGGACCTGCAGCTTGTGAAG gcagccatggcagccacgTACTCCGCACTCAACAGCTCCAAGCCCACCCCGCAGCTGAAGCCCATCGAGTCCTCCATCCTGGCCCAGCGGCGGGTGAGGAAGCTGCCATCCACCACCCTGTGA
- the RPS6KA1 gene encoding ribosomal protein S6 kinase alpha-1 isoform X3, with protein MQTPADFPRPDRDLGPCPGKDEGDVKEIAITHHVKAGSEKADPSHFELLKVLGQGSFGKVFLVRKVTRPDNGHLYAMKVLKKATLKVRDRVRTKMERDILADVNHPFVVKLHYAFQTEGKLYLILDFLRGGDLFTRLSKEVMFTEEDVKFYLAELALGLDHLHSLGIIYRDLKPENILLDEEGHIKLTDFGLSKEAIDHEKKAYSFCGTVEYMAPEVVNRQGHTHSADWWSYGVLMFEMLTGSLPFQGKDRKETMTLILKAKLGMPQFLSAEAQSLLRALFKRNPANRLGSGPDGAEEIKRHVFYSTIDWNKLYRREIKPPFKPAVAQPDDTFYFDTEFTSRTPKDSPGIPPSAGAHQLFRGFSFVATGLMEDDSKSRATQAPLHSVVQQLHGKNLVFSDGYVVKETIGVGSYSVCKRCVHKATNMEYAVKVIDKSKRDPSEEIEILLRYGQHPNIITLKDVYDDGKHVYLVTELMRGGELLDKILRQKFFSEREASFVLHTISKTVEYLHSQGVVHRDLKPSNILYVDESGNPECLRICDFGFAKQLRAENGLLMTPCYTANFVAPEVLKRQGYDEGCDIWSLGILLYTMLAGYTPFANGPSDTPEEILSRIGSGKFTLSGGNWNTVSDTAKDLVSKMLHVDPHQRLTAKQVLQHPWITQKDKLPQSQLSHQDLQLVKAAMAATYSALNSSKPTPQLKPIESSILAQRRVRKLPSTTL; from the exons GATGAGGGTGACGTCAAGGAGATCGCCATCACGCACCATGTCAAGGCTGGCTCCGAGAAGGCTGACCCGTCCCACTTCGAGCTCCTCAAGGTTTTGGGACAGGGATCTTTTGGCAAA GTCTTCTTGGTGCGTAAGGTCACCCGGCCTGACAATGGGCACCTGTATGCCATGAAGGTGCTGAAGAAGGCAACACTGAAAG TGCGGGACCGCGTTCGGACCAAGATGGAGCGGGACATCCTGGCTGACGTGAACCATCCGTTTGTGGTGAAGCTGCACTATG CCTTCCAGACAGAGGGCAAGCTCTATCTTATTCTGGATTTCCTGCGCGGCGGGGACCTCTTCACTCGGCTCTCCAAAGAG GTCATGTTCACGGAGGAGGATGTGAAGTTTTACCTGGCTGAGCTCGCACTGGGTCTGGACCACCTCCACAGCCTGGGCATCATTTATAGAGACCTCAAGCCTGAGAA CATCCTTCTGGATGAGGAGGGCCACATCAAACTCACAG ACTTTGGCCTGAGCAAGGAGGCCATCGACCACGAGAAGAAAGCCTACTCCTTCTGTGGGACGGTGGAGTACATGGCTCCTGAGGTCGTCAACCGCCAGGGCCATACCCACAGCGCCGACTGGTGGTCCTATGGGGTACTGATG TTCGAGATGCTGACAGGCTCCCTGCCCTTCCAGGGGAAGGACCGAAAGGAGACCATGACCCTGATTCTCAA GGCGAAGCTTGGCATGCCCCAGTTTCTGAGCGCAGAAGCGCAGAGCCTCCTGCGAGCCCTGTTCAAACGAAATCCTGCCAACCGGCTCG GCTCCGGTCCTGACGGGGCTGAGGAGATCAAACGGCATGTCTTCTACTCCACCATTGACTGGAAC AAGCTGTACCGCCGGGAGATCAAACCGCCCTTCAAGCCGGCCGTGGCGCAGCCCGACGACACCTTCTACTTTGACACAGAGTTCACGTCCCGCACGCCCAAGG ATTCCCCAGGCATTCCCCCGAGCGCTGGTGCTCATCAGCTGTTCCGTGGCTTCAGCTTTGTGGCCACTGGCCTGATGGAAGATGACAGCAAGTCCCGGGCCACGCAGGCGCCACTGCACTCAGTGGTACAG CAACTCCATGGGAAGAACCTCGTTTTTAGCGATGGATATGTGGTGAAGGAGACAATTGGTGTGGGTTCCTACTCCGTGTGCAAGCGCTGCGTCCACAAGGCCACCAACATGGAATATGCCGTCAAG GTCATTGACAAGAGTAAGCGGGACCCCTCAGAAGAGATTGAGATCCTTCTGCGGTATGGGCAGCACCCCAACATCATCACGTTGAAAGAT GTGTATGATGATGGCAAACACGTGTACCTGGTGACAGAACTGATGCGGGGTGGGGAGCTGTTGGACAAGATCCTGCGACAGAAGTTCTTCTCGGAGCGGGAGGCCAGCTTCGTCCTGCACACCATCAGCAAGACTGTGGAGTACCTGCACTCTCAGGGG GTGGTGCACAGGGACCTCAAGCCCAGCAACATCCTATACGTGGATGAGTCAGGCAACCCCGAGTGCCTACGCATCTGTGATTTCGGCTTTGCCAAGCAGCTGCGGGCTGAAAATGGGCTTCTCATGACGCCCTGCTACACAGCCAACTTTGTGGCGCCTGAG GTGCTAAAGCGCCAGGGCTATGATGAAGGCTGCGACATCTGGAGCCTGGGCATCTTGTTGTACACCATGCTGGCAGG GTACACTCCCTTTGCCAATGGACCCAGTGACACTCCAGAAGAAATCCTGAGCCGCATTGGCAGTGGCAAGTTCACACTCAGCGGGGGTAACTGGAACACTGTGTCTGATACCGCCAAG GACCTAGTGTCCAAGATGCTGCACGTGGACCCCCACCAGCGCCTCACAGCCAAGCAGGTGCTACAGCACCCGTGGATCACACAGAAAGACAAGCTCCCCCAAAGCCAGCTGTCCCACCAGGACCTGCAGCTTGTGAAG gcagccatggcagccacgTACTCCGCACTCAACAGCTCCAAGCCCACCCCGCAGCTGAAGCCCATCGAGTCCTCCATCCTGGCCCAGCGGCGGGTGAGGAAGCTGCCATCCACCACCCTGTGA